One part of the Sphingopyxis sp. PAMC25046 genome encodes these proteins:
- a CDS encoding SPFH domain-containing protein — translation MFETGTPALNRSRETRAATQSGYLMLFVWLVLLGVAVWAAITNANAEVMTAWKWIVVVVAGVVGTLILCGFYLINPNEAAAIQLFGAYKGTDREEGLRWVLPWLTRKKIAVRANNVISEKIKVNDARGNPVEMAAQVVWRVTDTAQALFDVDDYKEFVLAQIEAAVRSIGSRYPYDDIEHQEVTLRGNHDEVGEELRKALIERLNVAGITVDECGLTHLAYAPEIAGAMLRRQQAEAVIAARKKLVEGAVTMVEMALTHLSEKNVVDLDDERKAAMVSNLMVVLCGERDTQPVVNTGSLY, via the coding sequence ATGTTCGAAACAGGGACGCCGGCGCTGAACCGCAGCCGGGAAACACGCGCCGCCACGCAAAGCGGCTATCTGATGCTATTCGTCTGGCTGGTGCTGCTCGGGGTCGCCGTCTGGGCGGCGATCACCAACGCCAACGCCGAGGTCATGACCGCCTGGAAATGGATCGTTGTCGTCGTTGCGGGCGTCGTCGGCACGCTCATTCTCTGCGGTTTCTATCTCATCAATCCGAACGAAGCCGCGGCGATCCAGCTGTTCGGCGCCTATAAGGGCACCGACCGCGAAGAGGGGCTGCGCTGGGTGCTGCCGTGGCTGACGCGCAAGAAGATCGCCGTGCGCGCGAACAACGTCATTTCCGAAAAGATCAAGGTCAACGACGCACGCGGCAACCCGGTCGAGATGGCGGCGCAGGTCGTATGGCGCGTCACCGACACCGCGCAGGCACTTTTCGACGTCGACGATTACAAGGAGTTCGTCCTTGCGCAGATCGAGGCCGCGGTGCGCTCGATCGGCTCGCGCTATCCCTATGACGACATCGAGCATCAGGAAGTCACGCTGCGCGGCAACCATGACGAGGTCGGGGAGGAGCTGAGGAAAGCGCTGATCGAGCGGCTGAACGTCGCCGGAATCACGGTCGACGAATGCGGGCTCACCCACCTCGCCTATGCCCCCGAAATCGCCGGCGCGATGCTCCGCCGCCAGCAGGCCGAAGCGGTGATCGCAGCGCGCAAGAAGCTGGTCGAGGGCGCGGTGACGATGGTCGAAATGGCGCTCACGCACCTGTCGGAGAAGAATGTCGTCGACCTCGACGACGAACGCAAGGCGGCGATGGTGTCGAACCTGATGGTCGTGCTGTGCGGCGAACGCGACACGCAGCCCGTCGTCAACACCGGTTCGCTCTACTGA
- a CDS encoding toxin-antitoxin system HicB family antitoxin yields MPASAKKAFALRLDPALYAAVERLAADELRSANAEIEILLREALGRRGVSVKQSQPPKRGRPPKEES; encoded by the coding sequence ATGCCCGCGTCCGCCAAGAAAGCCTTCGCCCTCCGTCTCGACCCGGCGCTCTACGCCGCGGTCGAACGGCTGGCCGCCGACGAATTGCGCAGCGCCAACGCCGAGATCGAGATATTGCTGCGCGAGGCGCTGGGACGGCGCGGCGTGAGCGTCAAGCAGTCGCAACCCCCGAAGCGGGGCCGGCCGCCGAAAGAGGAGAGCTGA
- a CDS encoding M3 family metallopeptidase: protein MPRAAQPFVRHLSILLASTAMMTGYSQMSIATAAEPTAAPQPAATAPTGANPLLQPWTGPYEGVPPWDKLDPELFPDAFTKGMAETKAEVQAVIDNPEAPTFENTHVPMMLAGDTMERLFALWGVQTSNKSSDRVEDIDAEWSPKLTKFYTELFLDPKLFARYKAVYEKRNSSGLNAQQIRIVERSYDEMVRDGANLSPADKTKLVEMNSKLEGLFSAFSSKLLGDEKLYTFVTDKAELAGLEPGFVASLAEAAEANGKPGQWAIKNTRSSAQPVLQNATNRALREKVYKAFVNRGDNGDANDTNATIAQILKLRQQRAELLGFPTHAHYRMADTMAKTPEAAMGLMMKVWPAAVARVKEEVADMQAIADAEAKAGKGPKITIEPWDYRFYAEKVRKAKYDLDESEVKPYLQLDKLTQGMFWAAGQLYDLGFRENTGTIPVFDPKVRTFEVYNLKTNENVGVFYLDNFARDGKRSGAWMTTYRSQQTLGGERNVLASNNNNFTEAAKGEPTLISLDDAQTLFHEFGHGIHYLLQQVTYPALAGVPRDFVEYPSQVNENWLMTPEVLSKYATHYKTGEPMPQALVDKILASDKFNQGFTTVEYLASAIVDMKLHDRKTPPADVDKFERETLAEIGMPKEIVMRHRLPQFGHLFSSDAYSAGYYSYLWSETMDADTWAAFTEAGGPWDRTVADKFRTILLMTGNETDRAEAYRAFRGRDPDVKALLAKRGFPTE, encoded by the coding sequence ATGCCGCGCGCCGCGCAGCCTTTTGTCCGTCATTTGTCGATCCTGCTTGCATCCACCGCGATGATGACGGGTTATAGCCAGATGAGCATCGCAACCGCCGCCGAACCGACCGCCGCCCCCCAGCCGGCCGCCACCGCGCCCACCGGCGCGAACCCGCTGCTTCAGCCCTGGACCGGCCCCTATGAAGGGGTGCCGCCGTGGGACAAGCTCGACCCCGAACTCTTCCCCGACGCCTTCACCAAGGGCATGGCCGAAACCAAGGCCGAGGTGCAGGCGGTGATCGACAACCCCGAAGCGCCGACCTTCGAGAACACCCATGTGCCGATGATGCTTGCGGGCGACACGATGGAGCGCCTCTTTGCGCTGTGGGGGGTGCAGACGTCGAACAAATCGAGCGACCGCGTCGAGGACATCGACGCCGAGTGGAGCCCCAAGCTCACCAAATTCTACACCGAGCTGTTCCTCGATCCCAAGCTGTTCGCGCGGTACAAGGCGGTTTACGAGAAGCGCAATTCGAGCGGGCTCAACGCGCAGCAGATCCGCATCGTCGAGCGAAGCTATGACGAGATGGTCCGCGACGGCGCGAACCTGTCGCCCGCCGACAAGACGAAGCTGGTCGAGATGAACTCGAAGCTCGAAGGCCTGTTCTCGGCCTTCTCGTCGAAGCTGCTCGGCGACGAAAAGCTCTATACTTTCGTCACCGACAAGGCCGAGCTCGCGGGGCTTGAGCCCGGCTTCGTCGCTTCGCTCGCCGAGGCCGCCGAAGCCAATGGCAAGCCCGGCCAGTGGGCGATCAAGAACACGCGCTCGTCGGCGCAGCCGGTGCTGCAGAATGCCACCAACCGCGCGCTTCGCGAAAAGGTCTACAAGGCGTTCGTGAACCGCGGCGACAATGGCGACGCGAATGACACCAATGCGACGATCGCCCAGATATTGAAGCTGCGCCAGCAGCGCGCCGAACTGCTCGGTTTCCCGACCCACGCGCATTACCGCATGGCCGACACGATGGCAAAGACCCCCGAGGCCGCGATGGGGCTGATGATGAAGGTCTGGCCCGCCGCTGTCGCGCGCGTCAAGGAAGAGGTCGCCGACATGCAGGCGATCGCCGATGCCGAGGCGAAGGCCGGCAAAGGCCCGAAAATCACGATCGAACCATGGGATTACCGTTTCTACGCCGAGAAGGTCCGCAAGGCGAAATACGACCTCGATGAAAGCGAGGTGAAGCCCTATCTCCAGCTCGACAAGCTGACCCAGGGCATGTTCTGGGCGGCGGGACAGCTTTACGATCTCGGCTTCAGGGAAAATACCGGCACGATCCCGGTGTTCGACCCCAAGGTCCGCACCTTCGAGGTCTATAACCTCAAGACGAACGAGAATGTCGGGGTCTTCTACCTCGACAATTTCGCGCGCGACGGGAAGCGTTCGGGCGCGTGGATGACGACCTATCGCAGCCAGCAGACGCTGGGCGGCGAGCGCAATGTCCTAGCCTCGAACAACAATAATTTCACCGAAGCCGCGAAGGGCGAGCCGACGCTGATCAGCCTCGACGATGCGCAGACTTTGTTCCACGAATTCGGCCACGGCATCCATTATCTGCTGCAGCAGGTCACCTATCCGGCGCTCGCCGGCGTGCCGCGCGACTTCGTCGAATATCCGAGCCAGGTGAACGAGAATTGGCTGATGACCCCCGAGGTGCTGTCGAAATATGCGACGCACTACAAGACGGGCGAGCCGATGCCGCAGGCGCTGGTCGACAAAATCCTCGCCTCCGACAAGTTCAACCAGGGGTTCACCACGGTCGAATATCTGGCGAGCGCGATCGTCGACATGAAGCTGCACGACCGCAAGACGCCGCCGGCCGATGTCGACAAGTTCGAGCGCGAGACGCTCGCCGAAATTGGCATGCCGAAGGAAATAGTGATGCGGCACCGCCTGCCGCAGTTCGGCCATCTGTTCAGTTCGGACGCCTATTCGGCGGGCTATTATAGCTACCTCTGGTCGGAAACGATGGACGCCGATACCTGGGCGGCCTTCACCGAAGCAGGCGGACCGTGGGATCGCACGGTGGCCGACAAGTTCCGCACCATCCTGCTGATGACGGGCAACGAGACCGACCGCGCCGAGGCCTATCGCGCCTTCCGCGGCCGCGATCCCGATGTGAAGGCGCTGCTCGCGAAGCGCGGTTTTCCGACCGAGTGA
- a CDS encoding DUF2585 domain-containing protein, with the protein MILGVSRRGWLVAAALMVLFAAILFAMGRPPICPCGSVSLWHGTVQSNQNSQQISDWYSFSHVIHGFLFFGLSRWLIPRQPLWVALALAIGIEAAWEILENSPVIIDRYREVTMAYGYSGDSILNSVSDALFMILGFLAASRMRWWATVAIAIAFELFTLWTIRDNLTLNVLMLVSPIEAVKEWQAG; encoded by the coding sequence ATGATCCTTGGGGTTTCAAGACGGGGCTGGCTGGTCGCCGCGGCACTGATGGTCCTTTTCGCCGCGATCCTTTTCGCGATGGGACGCCCGCCGATCTGCCCGTGCGGAAGCGTAAGCCTGTGGCACGGCACCGTCCAATCGAACCAGAACAGCCAGCAGATTTCGGACTGGTACAGCTTCAGCCATGTCATCCATGGCTTCCTCTTCTTCGGCCTGTCGCGCTGGCTGATCCCGCGCCAGCCCTTGTGGGTCGCACTTGCGCTAGCGATCGGGATAGAGGCGGCGTGGGAAATCCTCGAAAATTCGCCCGTCATCATCGACCGCTATCGCGAAGTCACGATGGCCTATGGCTATTCGGGCGATTCGATCCTCAATTCGGTCAGCGACGCGCTCTTCATGATCCTCGGCTTCCTCGCGGCGAGCCGGATGCGCTGGTGGGCGACGGTGGCGATCGCGATCGCCTTCGAACTCTTCACGTTGTGGACGATCCGCGACAATCTGACACTCAATGTGCTGATGCTGGTGTCGCCGATCGAGGCGGTGAAGGAGTGGCAGGCGGGTTAG
- a CDS encoding acyl-CoA thioesterase, whose translation MPKPESWRLNAASYPVHLDLQTRFQDMDINGHLNNVAFAALFESGRVLLNREVRPLGERPANERTMVAAVEINYLAEGNFPDPVKIATGIGRLGTSSWTIVQAMFQNGRAIATCDTVVVCRTDGQAKPLRAEMVAELEEKLAKAV comes from the coding sequence ATGCCGAAACCGGAGAGCTGGCGGCTGAACGCCGCCAGCTACCCCGTCCATCTGGACTTGCAAACGCGGTTCCAGGACATGGACATCAACGGCCACCTCAACAATGTAGCCTTCGCTGCGCTGTTCGAAAGTGGTCGCGTCTTGCTCAACCGCGAAGTACGCCCGCTGGGCGAACGTCCCGCGAACGAGCGGACGATGGTCGCGGCGGTCGAGATCAACTATCTCGCCGAGGGCAATTTCCCCGACCCGGTAAAGATCGCGACCGGCATCGGCCGCCTCGGTACCTCGAGCTGGACGATCGTCCAGGCGATGTTCCAGAACGGCCGCGCCATCGCGACCTGCGACACGGTGGTGGTGTGCCGCACCGACGGGCAGGCGAAGCCGCTGCGCGCGGAGATGGTCGCGGAGCTCGAAGAGAAGCTGGCGAAGGCGGTCTAG
- a CDS encoding SDR family NAD(P)-dependent oxidoreductase translates to MKLDSTVSAVVTGGASGLGAATARALAAKGVKVAIFDLQEEKGKAIAAELGGVFCECNVTDDASVDAAFAKAREAHGQERILVNCAGTGNAIKTASRSKEDGSIKHFPLDAFNWIIQINLVGTFRCIAKSAAGMLTLDPMEDGERGAIVNTASVAAEDGQIGQAAYSASKGGVVGMTLPIARDLASENIRVNTILPGIFDTPLLAGAPQNVRDALGASVLNPKRLGNPVEYANLAMCMIENGYFNGEDVRLDGGIRMAPR, encoded by the coding sequence ATGAAACTCGATTCCACCGTATCCGCCGTCGTCACCGGCGGCGCCTCGGGCCTTGGCGCTGCCACCGCACGCGCGCTCGCCGCGAAGGGCGTCAAGGTCGCGATCTTCGACCTGCAGGAAGAAAAGGGCAAAGCCATTGCCGCCGAACTCGGCGGTGTCTTCTGCGAATGCAACGTCACCGACGACGCGTCGGTCGATGCCGCTTTCGCCAAGGCGCGCGAAGCGCACGGCCAGGAGCGCATCCTCGTCAACTGCGCGGGCACCGGCAACGCGATCAAGACCGCGAGCCGCAGCAAGGAAGACGGCAGCATCAAGCATTTCCCGCTCGATGCCTTCAACTGGATCATCCAGATCAACCTCGTCGGCACCTTCCGCTGCATCGCCAAGTCGGCGGCGGGCATGCTGACGCTCGACCCGATGGAAGACGGCGAGCGCGGCGCGATCGTCAACACCGCGTCGGTCGCGGCCGAGGACGGCCAGATCGGTCAGGCGGCTTACTCCGCGTCGAAGGGCGGCGTCGTCGGCATGACCCTCCCCATCGCGCGCGACCTCGCGAGCGAAAATATCCGCGTCAACACGATCCTGCCGGGCATCTTCGATACCCCGCTGCTCGCGGGCGCGCCGCAGAATGTCCGCGACGCGCTGGGAGCCTCGGTGCTCAATCCGAAGCGCCTCGGCAACCCGGTCGAATATGCCAACCTTGCCATGTGCATGATCGAGAATGGCTATTTCAACGGCGAGGACGTCCGCCTCGACGGCGGCATCCGCATGGCGCCGCGCTGA
- a CDS encoding acetyl-CoA C-acetyltransferase, whose amino-acid sequence MATAYIVDAVRTAGGKRGGRLAGVHPVDLGAAVFDAIADRNDFDTKAIDDVITGCVSQGGQQTMDVGRNAVLASKLPDSIPAVTIDRQCGSSQQAIQFAAQAVMSGTQDIVLASGIESMTRVPMGSVATLFMKEGLGHYKSERLEEKYPGIMFSQFMGAEMIVKKHGLTKADLDAYALESHRRGAAATEAGHFQREIVGVEIDTPEGREMHLIDEGIRFDATLEGIAGVKLLQEGGAITAASASQICDGASAALVVSEQALKDHNLTPRARIHHISVTAGDPVIMLEEPLFATERALKKAGMKIGDIDAYEVNEAFAPVPLAWLKYLGADPARINQHGGAIALGHPLGASGTKLMATLLGVLDATGGKYGLQTMCEGGGQANVTIVERL is encoded by the coding sequence ATGGCCACAGCCTATATCGTCGACGCCGTCCGCACCGCGGGCGGCAAGCGCGGCGGCCGCCTTGCCGGCGTCCATCCCGTCGACCTCGGCGCCGCGGTGTTCGACGCGATCGCCGACCGCAACGATTTCGATACCAAGGCGATCGACGACGTCATCACCGGCTGCGTCAGCCAGGGCGGCCAGCAGACGATGGACGTCGGCCGCAACGCGGTGCTCGCCTCGAAGCTCCCCGACTCGATCCCCGCGGTGACGATCGACCGCCAGTGCGGCTCGTCGCAGCAGGCGATCCAGTTCGCGGCGCAGGCGGTGATGTCGGGCACGCAGGACATCGTGCTCGCCAGCGGCATCGAAAGCATGACGCGCGTGCCCATGGGCAGCGTCGCGACCTTGTTCATGAAAGAGGGCCTCGGCCACTACAAGTCCGAGCGGCTCGAGGAAAAATATCCCGGCATCATGTTCAGCCAGTTCATGGGCGCCGAGATGATCGTCAAGAAGCACGGCCTGACCAAGGCGGACCTCGACGCCTATGCGCTCGAAAGCCATCGCCGCGGTGCCGCCGCGACCGAGGCGGGGCACTTCCAGCGCGAGATCGTCGGGGTCGAGATCGACACCCCCGAAGGCCGCGAAATGCACCTGATCGACGAAGGCATCCGCTTCGATGCGACGCTCGAAGGCATCGCGGGCGTCAAGCTGCTTCAGGAAGGCGGCGCGATCACCGCGGCGTCGGCCAGCCAGATCTGCGATGGCGCCTCGGCGGCGCTCGTCGTCTCCGAACAGGCGCTGAAGGACCACAATCTCACGCCGCGCGCGCGCATCCACCACATCTCGGTCACCGCGGGCGACCCGGTGATCATGCTCGAAGAGCCGCTGTTCGCGACCGAACGCGCGCTGAAAAAGGCGGGCATGAAGATCGGCGACATCGACGCCTATGAGGTCAACGAGGCGTTCGCGCCGGTGCCGCTCGCCTGGCTCAAATATCTCGGCGCCGATCCCGCGCGGATCAACCAGCACGGCGGCGCGATCGCGCTCGGCCACCCGCTCGGCGCTTCGGGCACCAAGCTGATGGCGACCCTGCTCGGCGTGCTCGACGCGACGGGCGGCAAATATGGCCTCCAGACGATGTGCGAAGGCGGCGGCCAGGCCAACGTCACGATCGTCGAACGGCTTTGA
- a CDS encoding acyl-CoA dehydrogenase family protein, whose translation MSLDSLSRFAYNEDHEAFRATVRQFLEKEVAPNAAQWAEDKIVPKSIWPKAGEIGMLCPTVPEEYGGLGLDFGYNAIVDEESAYYGRATTGFSLQSDIVTSYIVKYGSEEQKKHWLPRMVSGETITAIAMTEPGTGSDLQGMRTTAKKDGNHYVINGSKTFITNGQNADLILVCVKTDTEVEPAWKGVSIVLVEADREGFERGRNLDKIGQDEADTSELFFNDVRVPITNCLGEEGQGFIYLMSELPQERLSIAVSAQASAQRAFDDTVEYTRERKAFGKPILDFQNSRFVLADLKAKLQVGWAHLDWALARHMKKELTPEEGAAAKLWHTDLQWEVMDKCLQLFGGSGYMNEYPIARAWRAARVTRIFGGTNEIMKELIGRKL comes from the coding sequence ATGTCGCTCGATAGCCTGTCGCGTTTCGCCTATAACGAGGATCATGAGGCGTTCCGCGCGACGGTGCGCCAGTTTCTCGAAAAGGAAGTCGCCCCGAACGCCGCGCAATGGGCCGAGGACAAGATCGTGCCCAAGTCGATCTGGCCGAAAGCGGGCGAGATCGGCATGCTCTGCCCGACGGTTCCCGAGGAATATGGCGGGCTCGGCCTCGACTTTGGCTATAATGCGATCGTCGACGAGGAAAGCGCCTATTACGGCCGCGCCACGACCGGCTTCTCGCTCCAGTCGGACATCGTCACCAGCTACATCGTCAAATATGGCAGCGAAGAGCAGAAGAAGCACTGGCTGCCCCGGATGGTGTCGGGCGAGACGATCACCGCGATCGCGATGACCGAACCGGGCACCGGCTCCGACCTTCAGGGGATGCGCACGACCGCGAAAAAGGATGGCAATCATTATGTCATCAACGGGTCGAAGACCTTCATCACCAACGGCCAGAACGCCGACCTGATCCTCGTCTGCGTCAAGACCGATACCGAGGTCGAACCGGCGTGGAAGGGGGTCTCGATCGTGCTCGTCGAGGCCGACCGCGAGGGTTTCGAGCGCGGCCGCAACCTCGACAAGATCGGTCAGGACGAGGCCGACACGTCGGAGCTCTTCTTCAACGACGTTCGCGTGCCGATCACCAATTGCCTCGGCGAAGAGGGGCAGGGGTTCATCTATCTGATGAGCGAACTGCCGCAGGAGAGGCTTTCGATCGCGGTCAGCGCGCAGGCGTCGGCGCAGCGCGCGTTCGACGACACGGTCGAATATACGCGCGAGCGCAAGGCGTTCGGCAAGCCGATCCTCGATTTCCAGAACAGCCGCTTCGTCCTCGCCGATTTGAAGGCCAAGCTGCAGGTCGGCTGGGCGCATCTCGACTGGGCGCTCGCGCGACACATGAAAAAGGAGCTGACCCCCGAAGAGGGCGCGGCGGCGAAGCTCTGGCACACCGACCTTCAGTGGGAGGTGATGGACAAATGCCTCCAGCTGTTCGGCGGTTCGGGTTACATGAACGAATATCCGATCGCCCGCGCCTGGCGCGCGGCGCGCGTGACGCGCATCTTCGGCGGCACGAACGAAATCATGAAGGAACTGATCGGGCGCAAGCTCTGA
- the gmk gene encoding guanylate kinase, with the protein MAESVHLNRRGVLFVLSSPSGAGKTTISRMMLEADKDIALSISATTRPPRPGEVDGVHYHFVDVETFKKMAADGEFLEWAHVFGHRYGTPRAPVDAMLEAGKDVLFDIDWQGAQQLYQEAGPDVVRVFVLPPTMEELERRLRARNTDSDEVIAARMERAANEISHWDGYDYVLINDNVEGCFDEVRAILRAERLKRRRQIGLIGFARDLIRSVPDADKKL; encoded by the coding sequence ATGGCTGAAAGCGTCCACCTGAACCGCCGCGGCGTGTTGTTCGTCCTTTCCTCGCCGTCGGGCGCGGGCAAGACCACCATCTCGCGCATGATGCTCGAGGCCGACAAGGATATCGCGCTGTCGATCTCGGCGACGACGCGCCCGCCGCGCCCCGGCGAGGTCGACGGGGTCCATTATCATTTCGTCGATGTCGAAACCTTCAAGAAGATGGCCGCCGACGGCGAGTTCCTCGAATGGGCGCATGTCTTCGGCCACCGCTACGGCACGCCGCGCGCGCCGGTCGATGCGATGCTCGAGGCGGGCAAGGATGTGCTGTTCGATATCGACTGGCAGGGCGCGCAGCAGCTTTATCAGGAAGCCGGCCCCGACGTCGTGCGCGTGTTCGTGCTGCCGCCGACGATGGAGGAGCTCGAACGGCGGCTGCGCGCGCGCAACACCGATAGCGACGAGGTGATCGCGGCGCGGATGGAACGTGCGGCGAACGAGATCAGCCACTGGGACGGCTATGACTATGTCCTCATCAACGACAATGTCGAAGGCTGCTTCGACGAGGTCCGCGCGATCCTGCGCGCCGAGCGATTGAAGCGCCGCCGTCAGATCGGGCTGATCGGTTTCGCGCGCGATTTGATCCGGTCGGTGCCCGATGCGGACAAGAAGCTCTGA
- the fumC gene encoding class II fumarate hydratase: protein MSARIESDSIGEIEVPAEAYWGAQTQRSIENFPFGARERMPIEIVHALALIKQAAARVNRNHGLDPALADAIEAAAADIVAGKFDDQFPLVIWQTGSGTQSNMNVNEVIAGIANERLAGTRGGKSPVHPNDHVNMSQSSNDSFPTALHVAAALALRSHLQPAILQLCSELEKKAEDWSDIIKIGRTHLQDATPLTLGQEFSGYAVQLAKASVRITSASTDIFHLAQGGTAVGTGLNAPAQFGEDIAREISALAGVEFSSATNKFEALASNDALVELSGALNVIAVSLTKIANDIRLMGSGPRAGLGELDLPANEPGSSIMPGKVNPTQCEMLTMVAAQVIGNHQAVTVGGLQGHLELNVFKPLIGANVLRSINLLSTGMTTFAERCVAGIEPNRTRIAELVDRSLMLVTALAPEIGYDKAAKIAKHAHETGGTLKEAALDLGYVDAATFDRVVDPRTMLGSEP, encoded by the coding sequence ATGAGCGCGCGAATTGAAAGCGACAGTATCGGAGAGATCGAGGTTCCCGCCGAGGCCTATTGGGGCGCGCAGACGCAGCGATCGATCGAAAATTTCCCCTTCGGCGCGCGCGAGCGGATGCCGATCGAGATCGTCCACGCGCTCGCGCTCATCAAACAGGCCGCAGCACGTGTTAATCGGAACCACGGGCTCGATCCGGCGCTGGCTGACGCCATCGAAGCGGCGGCAGCCGATATCGTTGCAGGAAAATTCGACGATCAGTTCCCCCTCGTCATCTGGCAGACGGGCAGCGGCACCCAAAGCAATATGAATGTCAACGAGGTGATCGCCGGGATCGCCAATGAACGGCTCGCCGGGACCCGCGGCGGCAAGTCGCCGGTGCATCCGAACGATCATGTGAATATGAGCCAGTCGTCGAACGACAGCTTCCCGACCGCGCTACACGTTGCGGCAGCCCTCGCGCTGCGCAGCCACTTGCAACCCGCCATCCTCCAGCTTTGCAGCGAACTCGAAAAAAAGGCGGAGGATTGGTCCGATATCATCAAGATCGGTCGCACGCATCTTCAGGATGCAACACCGCTAACGCTGGGGCAGGAATTTTCGGGCTATGCGGTGCAGCTTGCCAAGGCGAGCGTGCGCATCACGAGCGCGTCGACGGACATATTCCATTTGGCGCAAGGCGGGACCGCCGTCGGGACCGGTCTTAATGCCCCCGCCCAATTCGGCGAGGACATAGCGCGCGAGATCAGCGCGCTTGCGGGCGTTGAATTCTCCAGCGCAACCAATAAATTCGAAGCGCTGGCAAGCAACGACGCGCTCGTCGAACTTTCCGGTGCCCTCAATGTAATCGCCGTCTCGCTGACCAAGATCGCAAACGACATTCGCCTTATGGGCTCGGGGCCGCGCGCCGGATTGGGCGAACTCGACCTGCCAGCCAACGAGCCCGGCAGCTCGATCATGCCCGGCAAGGTCAATCCGACGCAGTGCGAAATGCTGACGATGGTTGCGGCACAGGTGATCGGCAACCACCAGGCTGTGACCGTGGGCGGACTGCAGGGGCACTTGGAACTCAACGTCTTCAAGCCGCTGATAGGCGCCAATGTGCTGCGTTCGATCAATCTGCTGAGTACCGGCATGACAACGTTCGCCGAACGCTGCGTCGCCGGAATCGAGCCCAACCGGACACGTATCGCCGAGCTGGTCGATCGCTCGCTGATGCTCGTCACCGCGCTGGCGCCCGAAATCGGCTATGACAAGGCGGCGAAGATCGCGAAACATGCGCATGAAACCGGCGGCACATTGAAAGAAGCCGCGCTCGATCTCGGCTATGTCGATGCCGCGACTTTCGACCGGGTGGTCGATCCGCGCACGATGCTGGGATCGGAACCCTGA
- a CDS encoding SMP-30/gluconolactonase/LRE family protein, whose translation MVELLLDAGALLGESPVWHAAEARLYWVDIDARKIHRTDPATGADEVMELPEQVGCIAPRAAGGLVAALENGCALIDGWGAAPRPFGPAVLADKPEQRFNDGRVDALGRLWVGSLTSDKANPAATLYRLDPDGSLTEILHGLTTSNGAAFSPDGRIFYHADTPTHAIRAYDVDMAAGTLAGGRVFHQFEFGNGRPDGGAVDAEGCYWSALWDGWRVVRFSPAGELIQTVELPVQRPTMIAFGGPDLKTAFVTSAGKNLTDAEREEQLHAGGVFAFRVDVPGLAQKMFAG comes from the coding sequence ATGGTCGAATTGCTCCTCGACGCCGGCGCCTTGCTCGGCGAATCACCCGTCTGGCACGCCGCCGAAGCCCGCCTCTATTGGGTCGATATCGACGCCCGAAAAATCCATCGCACCGATCCCGCGACGGGCGCCGACGAGGTCATGGAGCTTCCCGAACAGGTCGGGTGCATCGCGCCGCGCGCCGCGGGCGGGCTCGTCGCGGCGCTGGAAAATGGTTGCGCGCTGATCGACGGCTGGGGCGCGGCGCCGCGCCCCTTCGGCCCGGCGGTGCTCGCGGACAAGCCCGAGCAGCGTTTCAACGACGGGCGCGTCGATGCGCTCGGCCGCCTGTGGGTCGGCAGCCTGACGAGCGACAAGGCGAACCCGGCCGCGACGCTCTACCGCCTCGACCCCGACGGGTCGCTGACCGAAATCCTGCATGGGCTGACGACGAGCAACGGCGCGGCATTCAGCCCCGACGGGCGCATCTTCTATCACGCCGACACGCCCACACACGCGATCCGCGCCTATGACGTCGACATGGCGGCGGGCACGCTGGCGGGCGGCCGCGTCTTTCATCAATTCGAGTTCGGCAACGGCCGCCCCGACGGCGGCGCGGTCGATGCCGAGGGTTGCTATTGGTCGGCGCTGTGGGACGGCTGGCGCGTCGTGCGCTTCTCGCCCGCGGGCGAGCTGATCCAGACGGTCGAGCTGCCCGTCCAGCGCCCGACGATGATCGCGTTCGGTGGACCCGATCTCAAGACCGCCTTCGTCACCAGCGCGGGCAAGAATCTGACCGACGCGGAGCGCGAGGAGCAGCTGCACGCGGGCGGGGTGTTTGCTTTCCGCGTGGATGTGCCGGGGCTGGCGCAGAAGATGTTTGCAGGATGA